One Arachis hypogaea cultivar Tifrunner chromosome 18, arahy.Tifrunner.gnm2.J5K5, whole genome shotgun sequence genomic window, CACACACTAGAAATCCTGATTCTGCTGTACTTTaaaaatttcagttttttttgCACAAGATTTTTGgcgtccataacttcctctacagaaTTCAGTTTTTCACAACATTTATACTGTTCTCAAGCTTATGAAACCCTCTTTTATTTGAAACAAATCTCATCTTCATCCAAATTTAGAGATTCGAGTTATGAACCACCaaagttcattaaaaatcaatttttccaaaaattaccAAACCCCTATTTTTACGAAAATCTCATTCCATACCTGAACATTTCACAATTAAAGCATTACCAATACTCAATTCCACACCTTCCGTTCATTGTACAACACACCGCACCCAATATTCTTAATCATTCAATAACTTCCTACATATACACATACATCTTTACATTTCCTCAATCCAAATCAATGGCAAATATACTCATGCATATACATAATTCCCTTGTCACACATACCAACATATACACTTAACCCTTTTATTCAACAATTACCAATAATAAATACTCCACACCACTCTCATGAATGGCTCAACATTTACATCATGAATTACTAATTTATATCAAGTACACTAAATCAATCTCAATCAAAATCAATTGAATTCATCATCAAACACCAACACCACACTTTCAACAAAATCATCAATCACTActcattctcaatatcatttAATAAATCCATCAAAGTTACTAAACATTAATATAATTACACATTTCAACTTATCCTagggtcatctagcctaagttttcacagaacatgatatattaaatacgcgaaacctaaaccataccttggccgatttccgcGTTGGTCCAAGGCAACACTTAAATCATACACATAGCCCCAAACTCACAAAACCATCAAGATCTTGGCGCCAATCCTTCGCCAAGCCTTCAAATGTCCACAATTCAATCCCAATACTTGTATATACACACCTAGTTCACACCTATCATACATATATGATTCAATATTTAGAATTCACATGCTCAAAACCAAGAATTGGCCAAGGCAAGAATTCTCACCGTACCCATGGACCAAGAGAGCCAAAATCCACAAGCTCCATAAGCTAATTTGAACCTACAATACCAAATTTGACAAAATCTCATTATAAAGACACAAATTTCGAAAGTCAAAAGGGGGTAGAGAATCTGAGGTTTGATTATGGCTTACTCGTAAAATTGATCtgatagaaacgtagagctcgacgcgctggacgcgtggccgcaaacggtgcggcgatcggagctcgaacgAGGAAGTTATGGTGGATTAAGGTGGTGGTGAGGGTTAGGAAGCTCTCCTCTCCCCTTGGCTATTCAGCGTGTTTCTTTACTGAATGGGGAAGGAAATGGGCTTTTGTCCATTTAAGTGATGGGTCTGGTTAGGCCGACGGGCCCGGTTCAACCAGTTCAGCCCGTTTGACCCAATTTTGgtccaaattctttgaaattagtgtcaaaattttcgttttaaagagctctatcctattttaatattagatttagatttataatttatctaattaaaatttaatttattgagtaattatttactaattttaacgGGATGGGTTGTGCGCCTGGCACCCCGCCTGCATGGTTTCAGCCCAACTCTCTGGTGTTCGTACCAGAGAGGGCCAGCATCaaatatgacgcgtgcgcgtcggtcatGCGCACGTGGCaggtagaaatttttttttcaaaacagaGGTAAATTCGCAAAATTGAAATGTATCACACACATGTAATGAAAGAAGGatagcaaataaaataaaataaaataaaaattatggaaaaggaagatcataccatggtgggttgtctctcacctagcacttttagttaaagtccttaagttggacatttggtgagctccttgtcatggtggcttgtgcttgaactcatcttgaaacttccaccaacgcttggacttcagataagctccaacatttccaaATAAATTAACCAAGCCTtaatgaagttcttcacaagctttgagctcccaaagttgatccctTGTATGCCgagatcccaaatcttatttctacaccagtcttcaagttgatcatctttgttccaaccgggtggcaagcaatccgaattctctataaggcatccaaacaactttctagacccaagaaatctagctctacaccaacctttgcatttagactttgagcatgcaaccatattgaaccttgcatgacaactccaaccactaaccatctcccttttactcttaaagccacaaagagctctaagttgaccatccatctcaagcaacccatattcaagtgggaaggtaaaggttaaggataagaattttatccacttgaatgttgtgttcgATGGTAATGGCTTGGGGAGGTAtttccaatgatcttgcaagctccactcccttgtgctcttccttgataacttccacctcttgacatgCTTCCTTCACTGCAACCTCTTCCTTATCAagttcttctaatttttctccaTCACTCAAGCCATAAGctagaggttgagaaaagtctacctcaacATCACTCTCGAATTCACTCGGAGAAGGTTTTTCAAACTCAAGGGGTTCaattgcagatgcaagttcatcaccagGAGGATGTGATGTGGCATCTTCATCATCAAAGgaacttgtttcttgcttgatttcatccaattcttcatggGGAACATGCATTGCAGGTTGTGCACTattctcctcaacatcaatttcaagcttcttggagggagGTTTTAGGACTTGAGATTCCTATGGAggttccacatctcctaagtcttcaaccacttcttcctcttcaacaattatagcttcctccagttgttccaatacaaaatcctACTCCTTgttctccaccggagtttctaatctctccttcatgctacactcttctattgattctccacaattggcaatgggagtgctttgagtgcatGAGTATTGGGAGGCCAAAGtgtttactacctcggtcaaggtagccataAATTCTAGTATCCTCCTTTGAGTTTCACGTTACTCTTGAAGTAataaagtgagagaatcatccattggggcttggggtggataggagggtttattatttgggagaaagggttcataataggaaggtggttcttcttggtggaaatatggaggtggtgtatattgaggtggtggttcttgggagtaattatgttagaattgttgtggttctatagattttgtttcataatggtcacaagggtGAGGTAAGGAAGGTTGGTTGTATGATGGATATGGGTCATAGGATGGTGTTTGGTaaaatggggcttgtgagtatggtggttgaggactATATTGAGGAGCCcgggttcataggtatatggtggtggttgttgattgtcacaaagaggtccaccataaccattgtcttggtatgcatcatggaatggttgttgctcatagtacattggaggaggttgttgccaagagggttgatcaaatccttgtggctcctcccatctttgattgtcccatccttgatgcaagccttcattgtaatctccacttccgacaacataattgtaaccacattcaaagccaaaggggtgagaattcataatagcgagagaaaataaaaacaaatactaactaaaaataagcaaacaaagttctaaaacaagcaaaaaaaaactaacaaacacaCCAAAAAATCAAGATAtttacaatattaacatataaccaataacaaggcacacatttgcaattctccggcaacgccGCCGAAAACTTGACAGAGGAAAAATattggtaaagaatttctcaaaataactTCGTTGTAAATATAGATCTAAACTgaaaattaaacctcaatcaacgtttaattaggttgtcacaagtataaaccccaataaaaataaaccgaagtattcaattgggtcgtctctcaaggaattgcagggaagtatgtttattattggttatgatgtaCTTCTTTTTgaggttttgaaataaggaacaagaagatataaattgcgagaaaaataaactaacaactaagaaaggtcctagcaaggattgagaattggaattcctatcctcattatcatcatcaattgtaatGGTAAGTGGAAATCgctttcacttagttatcctctaacaaatgaaggaaagtcaagcgagcaaaatcaacttaagttcacaagtcctaatcaaagactagatttagttaggcttaagccaactagcaactttcaatcaccaatcaacaaaagaattttgataactcaagagtctctaattaatcaatccaagttaagaacaaaaaattctattttaaaatccaaccaagcatttgatcaaacacttggaagacacaaaataaaagcatagaaaagtaacaagagaatgtaaaatctaagactaacaattgcaaggaatcaataacaacaaatgaagaaagaagcaataaacatgaaatacctcaaattgcattaaaggaaattgaatctaacgagaagaattcataaactaaattggaaaaataagaaaatcaacaaaagaagaaaaactaagatATTAGAACAATAAaaggtagaagaaaactaaattaaagcaagataaaattctaaagctaagaagaaataagactaaaacccctaaaacctagagaggagagagcctctctctctagaaacctacatctaaaacctaaagtgtgaatgaatgaaaagTGAATGAATCCCCCTTCTAgcttcactctgcagcctcttgTCCTCATTtttgggcctgaaactgggtcaaaagtagcccagaaattgcccccagcgttttctcgtaactgcagcacgtgacgctcgtcacgcgtatgcgtcagctacgcgtacgcatcgctggaTATTGAActtgccatgcgtacgcgtggatcattTGTCTGCTGcaccggtcacgcgtacgcgtcatccatgcatgCGCGTTGAGGCCAGCTTCTCaaatcctcaatttcttgtgtttcttcaacTTTGGCAtgattcctttccatcctctaagtcattcctgccctataaaacctgaaaacacttaacatacatatcacggcattaaatgataataagagaagattaaaaattagcaaatttaaggccaaagaagcattgtttcagtcatagcacaaaattcggaagaaaacttaaaaacatgcaaataatgGTTGAGTTATTCACTTAGCCAGACAAGCAGAAAATTGTGTTTTGAGAgtttaattgcattaaatagtaaattctgagaattagaaagcaagcagtaaacgggTTGTGAAGATTATATGAgagaacagttaaggtttcaaagtTGTTTATCTTCCGGATTtctatttcttaccaactattttaattatgcaagattcaattcatggcaaactatatttgactaaaccctaattccttagtaatttagtctcctctaacctagttaaccgccaatttcttggtcacttaattttaattagaggtttaagtccaattctagtttatcAACCACacaaatcctaattacccaaatataagaggattatatgtcacgtatcctgttaagtccagataattagtgatttaggagaaattgtttttaaGCTATTGTTCAAATAAATTACTTTTCCAAGATTTAACAAGAACAAGttagaataagggttattcttccgatctacccaaatccttaagatgaagaacgaaaatcaattcttgaaattgaaatcaatacattaattaaaatagaagagtaatagtattaatccatagaataaacagagctcctaaccttaacagtggaggtttagttactcatgacttagagagaaaactagggtttcAAAGTATAAACTGTAGAATGAGGTgcataagaaagaagagagaacgAAGTGctgaatctttttccttttatatctaatcctaattaatgtaaaatatattttttaaaactaaataatatcttttcctattgtaaaataaaataaagtttaatcaaaatatatTGAAGATCTTCGTTGTTGGCCGCTGTAGAGACGTGGGAACCACTGACTTTTCCAAAGTTGGTACCAAACTTGGGTTAGCGCCACTCCACCCGTGTCCAATAATCAATAATTCTTAATCCTTGGCGCCACCAAGACACCATGAATTGGGAGTTTGTAATGATCATGGAGTCAAAtttggagaatcccaagtttggcgcTACCAAGTCCGTGATtccaaaagaaaagtataaattataatatctcgttagaaagctctagaagttagttTTTTAATGCcactggaaccgcatcaattggacctctgtagctcaagttatacccGTTGAAGTGtgaggaggtcagggttgacagcatcatccactttcttccttttttcctaTACGAACTCTGTTAAATCCGTCCGAATGCtatctgaaataaatcaaattgaacacaactcaaagtagcattcatattgACTTAAAATACTTAAATCAtaattaaacttaacaaatttaaatacaaattcattaaaaaaatagaaaagatactTACACATTAAATAGTATAAAGAAAAATGTGAGGAGTACTTTAATCGAAATGGAATTTCAACCAGAATTtcgatttaataaaaaaattgatttaaaaaaaattgaaatagtgaaatttctcttctctctatattttctcttctcaaaagaagaaaaagtgaggttggaagtgaaagaagagagagaggccGACGAGTCCTTAGTCGAGGTAGgagtcatttttatttatttatttttccttaatCCTATCTAAGGGCCAAAATTCAAGAGTGCCTAATAATTCAGTTTGCatacaaaatattttatcattttttttcgtttctttttACTCTATTAGTAGTATTAAATAACTCAAAACATATTTAGTTACCTGTGTGATAGAGGTATTTattatcttaataaaaattttatcctTGGACtttaaataatttatcaaattcaaaatttatcagCTAACCATTTAACTGCACTTATAATATTTGGTCAGTTCAACCAAACAAAACAAATAGTTTGTATGAACaactttattaattaaattttaaaaaaaaaaagcttaaaacataagaatttatattaaaaataactgataaataaattattttatatttaattttttagttataaagatatttattataaaaaagagaatgataaaaaaatttttgttataaaaaaagttttttttaatttctttataaatactttaaatgactttttaaaattataaattaattttaaaaattatatcaaatattaatattataattttttataaattaaaaataaaaaaatcgttTGTAAACTTATCCAAATTCATCCTAAACCTCTacaaatctattttaaattattttaaattacagaattagctaataatttttttagtttttatatctCCATTATTTTTGTAATGGCTACTAACTATTAAATTTCCAATAATACAATGGGTTTGGTATTGTTATTACTTTacaaaatttgtttatttttcgttttttcaaAAGTTGTTATAGTTATAATTGATAAAATTTCTTTTACtatctaaaataattaattatattagacataaatatgataattaaattaagatatttattaagatatttagttatattaaatttttaaattttgagtgATGAATACTGTTTTTGAAATGCATCACTACTAGTACTTTTAAAAGCACataaaaaaatttccaaaatcaACAGCACAAGCTAAACgtatgaattttttaatttaagcaACATAAAATACTGAGttatatacttttaaaaatacaaatacttTTCCAATAAGTAATACCAAACACGTACTCTTATTGTTTTTAAGATCTGTCACTTAGGTCCAGTAAGTTATTGCAGAGGTCCATTATTAATTAAAAGCTACCATTAGCTTTTCAAAACAAACTATTTTTATTTACATCTTTAAAAGTTAGAGTCATATTAAgtagttaaaaattaatttttttttataaataattgatatacatctttttattatttatttttcttattacctATTATTTTTCTGCGTGTTTGGAGTCAttaatattcttttcaaaatcaatttcagtttcttctaaattaaattcctaaaattcttcaatcacattatTACCCATTAAAATACAATTTTTCTGTAGAAATTATAAaggttaaattcaaaaattttaacaacTTTTATTGCACAACTCATATTTTACGTATAAACTAttagaagataaaaaataaaagataagatataaacaaaaattaaaaaataaatttttaaaaataattattaactcgtcatattaaaatcaataaataagcatacatataaatattaaataaaaatattaaaataattaaaatcatgacctattaatgtacatatgagataatttgaaaaatacaataaaacacatagtttaaaatttggtaatattaattataaaaatttattaattatagacatcatatgtgtaaaattatgaatattattaatacaaaattatggatgttattaatatgaaattatcGATGTTATGCGGATGaatttatggatgttatgagtaaatttatcaattgaataaattaatttaagaatttgacattttttcaaattcaattatgaaaaaatttaaaaatatctgtgTTAATTTGATAGTtacttatgcaataactaaaaaataatatgtgtatggatgtaatatctaataaacatgaatttaatttttagatgttagttgtatgtaattatggatgttatgtatatgaacttatgaatgttatgtgtatgaacttagttagtacaatataattatagatgtacaaaaaaaattaaatcagtttattaccatacctcatcaAAGCTCGCTAGTGTGGTTTTTCATATTCTCGAAAATTGATTGACGGACAATAATCTCATCAGGTGAGTTTGTCTGTTGTTCAAATTATTCTTCAACTCCTTCTAGTAAATTTCCTTGACCTATTCCAATTATGCTTGTAATTGAAATAGAGTTGTGATTTTTAGCTAGAGAGAATAAACAACCTTCATGATCcagattaacaataaaaaatctaTTAAACAAAAAGCTTTCACATTTGTCAAtgtttgcaataataataaatgaattaaagaaaataaaaattaattataattaaaattatttaatgaatattattactatttttaattgttattagtcattattgTATTCTTAAATATAAGATTTGAATCTCTCTCTAAAGATGCCATTTTTTGAtatctatttattaattaaacataaaagagagaatCATATGGCATTATAACattcaaattataaaagaaaatattaaatagtGATTACAAGAATGTCTAATAGTTAAagatatgatattataattaatatcattaataagtgaaattaataaaaatatgataagcAAATTGAAAAAGAgtgagataaaaaattaaaatattattaagttatataaataaaataaattataaaaaattttaactaattatAGTTAAAAATTTTTGGTTACCAAATTCTTTCCTAAAAGTTAATGGTTAATGGTTAAGAAACACATACCTCTATTTATATTGAGCAACCTAGTTTGTTATCGCTACTAtttacttttttatatataaaaatattatgtgtacaataaaaattaattatcaaataattggtatatatttatatataaaaatatataatatattttaattaatttttaatatatattttatatatataactaatttaataactaatttttttgtgtGTATATCCCTAAcacaattattttatatataatcccATTATATTATTAACAGTATTTCTGTCAACTTttaccaactcttatttataattatgtttaataaaagtgtctttataaatatgtctaataaaaatatattttttataactgtatttaacaaaaatatttttataaatatttttttgtaaatatatctctttatatatatatttaaaatataataattaattattattaacaataaattaacagataatatattaatatcctatacttttctttctatatataatcaaattttaCTTATGAAGTATTCCATTCCTTCACTAATAACATTACTTAGAAATTAAAACTACATACAGATGTACGTGTCAATGAATCAGCTAGTTTATCGAGTAGGTTCAACCGATTAACATACATATAATAACCACCTTACCTTTGCATTGCTATCACAACAGATCATTCACGAACCAGATTGAAGGGCAACCTCTGATCTGATCGATCTCCCATGTAACCATGACGTGTGTCGAAATATGCATTGCAACTTGCAAGTCAGTCAGATataccataataataataataattatatgtaATGTCTCATGAAGCATATATAGCATTGGTGGTAGGCAATCAGGCTAAGATGTCACAATCGATGTAGAGCAAAGCAATCATGGATGGGGATCCCCTAAGACATAGGGCAGCGCGTTTCGGAATCTGTATTTTCGACCTTAAATAGGTTCTAGAAAAGCTTTATATCGAATTTCTTTCATttcataaaaatgatttttattttatttataagtacgtttgaataaaaattattatgatcaatttaaattagttagtatcatatatatatatatatatatatatatctgtatatttattaaaaaattttatatttttaatgttttaattcttctaatatctatatatattcttGTATATTGTATCTTTTTTCACACATTAAATAATACACAAAGCACTTTTTTTTacattatctttttgtttctaacATGATATCAAGAGCAtaagtttctttttctttataaaaattaGTTCATAGTTCTTTTGCTTTGTTTCCTCCGTTAGTTTTCTTTgtcctttattttttattcttttccgacgctttggttcgtcaacGCCGTTACTACCGTCTTCGTCTAGTCGTCACGATTTCAACGCATCCAGAATAGTCACCGGACGCGCCACTTGAAGTTCGTTGTTCGGTTTAGGTTCTTCCTCCCTCCAGACGCCTCTAGCGCTGTTGGATCTACGCCCAGGATCAACGGCCCCGCAACGCACTACGTGTCATGCAACGACACACCCCACGGACCCGCTTTCAACCCGCGCCCCTACCGGCCCGACCCAACCCACCTTCAGACTTGCGTGCCTCATCCTCGGCGCGTCAGTGTTGACGTGTCTCCCTCCTCCTCTCACGATCGCCAGGTGTCCTTCTCTGCTGACATGATAGCTGACGTGGTTGCTAATGTGGCGGACAGTGGGACCTTTCCTAagattttttggtgagctcttttcgATCCTGTCCTCCGTTTTCTTGTTTTTTACCCGATTTGcaatttcttatctttttgtcTTTGTTTCTGCTATTATTGAAAAACTGAATTTTTTCAGCCTATTCCTGTTATCCTTAATAGCTCCAATTATGATCATTGGGTTAAAGCTATGAGAGGATTTCTTAAAGGGAGAAAATTATGGTACTATGTGACTGGTAATGTTATTTGTCCTATTAAGCCAATTGTGACTAAAAAATCAAAAGATGGGACCTCCAAATCCAAGGAGGATGTTGATGAGAAAGACTTTACGGAGAAATTGGAAGATTGGGATAGTAAAAATCATCAGATTATCACTTGATTTTGCAACACTTCTACTGCATGCATTCATTTACAGTTCGGGCGTTTTGAAACTGCTAAAGAGGTATGGGATCGTTTGGCAAAATGTTACACTATTTTTAATCTCTCCTATCAATACCAACTCCTAAAGGAGCTTCATAGCCTTAAGCAAGAATGTGGACAAGCAGTTTTTGATTTGCTTCCTCAGATGAAACTTATTTGGGATCAATTGACCTCTTGTGAGCCTGTTCTTAAAGACTCCACTGATGCAAAGGCATATAAGGATTATCGAAACCGAACACGTCTCATACAGTTTTTTATGGGACTTACTGATGACTATGAGTTGG contains:
- the LOC112770265 gene encoding uncharacterized protein — protein: MIADVVANVADSGTFPKIFCSNYDHWVKAMRGFLKGRKLWYYVTGNVICPIKPIVTKKSKDGTSKSKEDFGRFETAKEVWDRLAKCYTIFNLSYQYQLLKELHSLKQECGQAVFDLLPQMKLIWDQLTSCEPVLKDSTDAKAYKDYRNRTRLIQFFMGLTDDYELVRASLLHQNPLPTLEDAFPPLKYEETHLGLTHPKSETVFAVTCGKDKFCQNCNRSRHSFSDCPSIK